One Rosa chinensis cultivar Old Blush chromosome 3, RchiOBHm-V2, whole genome shotgun sequence DNA window includes the following coding sequences:
- the LOC112192999 gene encoding cytochrome P450 714C2: protein MEPEKMFMSFALLAFLGLFACLYNALVMKPEKLRSILRKQGIVGPPPTFLLGNIKEIKKAQKSPTQDATITQLLASHNLAATLFPFFEEWRNKYGQVFNFSLGNTQILYVNESEAVREITTCTSLDLGKPTYQFKERGPLLGQGILTSNGAVWAHQRKVLAPQLYMDKVKGMINLITESAITLQESWKSRIDEEGGVADINIDEDMRSFSGDVISRACFGSNFASGQVIFHKLRDLQEAMSRKCLATGIPGMRHLPTKNRREAWRLEKEVHNLILQVVKQRAEGAYENDLLQMVLEGAKNSDLSQAETDRFIVDNCKNIYLAGYETTAVSATWLLMLLASNQEWQERVRAEVLQVCGGQIPDADMLRKMKQLTMVIHESLRLYPPVSVVSREAFKDMKFGGIFVPKGVNLWVMVLTLHTDPEVWGPDAYKFNPERFANGITGACKLPHLYMPFGVGPRVCLGQNLAMIELKILVALILSKFSFSLSSKYCHKPAIRLVIEPEQGVNLLVKKL, encoded by the exons ATGGAGCCTGAAAAGATGTTCATGTCCTTTGCGTTGCTTGCTTTCCTGGGTTTGTTTGCTTGTCTATACAATGCCTTGGTGATgaagccggagaagctaagATCAATCCTGAGGAAGCAAGGCATTGTTGGACCGCCTCCTACCTTCTTGCTCGGAAATATCAAGGAGATCAAGAAGGCTCAAAAGTCCCCAACCCAAGACGCTACCATAACTCAACTCCTAGCCTCCCACAACCTTGCCGCTACTCTCTTTCCCTTCTTTGAAGAATGGAGAAACAAATATG GTCAAGTGTTCAACTTCTCCCTTGGCAACACACAAATATTGTATGTGAATGAATCTGAAGCTGTGAGAGAAATAACCACATGCACATCTTTGGACTTGGGGAAGCCTACCTATCAGTTCAAAGAGCGTGGCCCTTTGCTTGGCCAAGGCATTCTAACTTCAAATGGTGCTGTTTGGGCACATCAGAGAAAAGTCCTTGCTCCACAATTATACATGGACAAGGTTAAG GGGATGATAAATCTTATCACAGAATCTGCGATTACATTGCAAGAGTCATGGAAAAGTAGGATTGATGAAGAGGGTGGGGTGGCAGATATCAATATTGATGAGGACATGAGAAGCTTCTCGGGAGATGTTATCTCAAGAGCTTGTTTTGGAAGCAACTTTGCCAGTGGGCAAGTGATCTTTCACAAACTAAGAGATCTCCAAGAAGCCATGTCTAGGAAATGCTTGGCCACAGGGATTCCTGGAATGAG GCATCTTCCTACAAAGAACAGAAGAGAAGCATGGAGACTAGAAAAAGAGGTTCACAATTTGATACTCCAAGTTGTGAAGCAGAGAGCGGAAGGTGCATATGAGAATGATCTGTTGCAAATGGTTCTTGAGGGTGCCAAAAACAGTGACCTAAGCCAAGCGGAAACTGATCGGTTCATTGTTGATAACTGCAAGAACATCTACTTGGCTGGTTATGAGACCACTGCAGTCTCTGCCACATGGTTGCTCATGTTGTTGGCTTCAAATCAAGAATGGCAAGAACGCGTCCGCGCCGAGGTTCTTCAAGTTTGTGGTGGCCAGATTCCAGATGCTGACATGCTCCGTAAGATGAAACAG CTAACAATGGTAATTCACGAATCGTTGCGTCTCTATCCACCGGTGTCTGTGGTATCAAGGGAGGCCTTCAAGGATATGAAATTTGGGGGCATATTTGTTCCCAAGGGTGTGAACCTATGGGTTATGGTACTGACATTGCACACGGACCCTGAAGTATGGGGACCAGATGCCTACAAGTTCAACCCAGAAAGATTTGCAAATGGAATTACTGGGGCTTGTAAGCTTCCTCACTTGTACATGCCATTTGGGGTTGGACCAAGAGTGTGTCTTGGGCAAAACTTGGCCATGATTGAGCTCAAAATACTAGTAGCTCTTAttctctctaaattttctttctcCCTATCTTCCAAGTACTGCCACAAACCAGCAATAAGGTTGGTCATTGAGCCTGAGCAGGGAGTCAATCTCTTAGTGAAGAAGTTGTGA
- the LOC112192418 gene encoding protein LUTEIN DEFICIENT 5, chloroplastic-like: protein MAATIPLLQFVRAKTIQTNLQTNRLLRPTKQRENIGFSVITCSSSSNGRGPHSVDTDVNKSGYISTRSKNSTGKRIITSVVQNEAFFVPLYKLYHTYGGVFRLTLAPKSFLIVSDPAIAKHILRDNSKAYSKGILAEVLDFVMGKGLIPADYETWCVREPAIVPALHLKYVAAMIKLFRQATVRLCEKLDTAASNGEDVEMESLFSHLTLDIIKQ, encoded by the exons ATGGCTGCCACTATTCCTCTGCTTCAGTTCGTCCGCGCCAAAACCATCCAAACCAACCTCCAAACGAATAGACTACTCAGACCCACAAAGCAGAGAG AAAATATTGGTTTCTCGGTCATTACATGCTCTTCCTCTTCAAATGGAAGAGGACCTCATTCAGTGGACACTGATGTGAACAAATCTGG ATACATATCAACAAGGTCCAAGAATTCCACAGGCAAAAGGATCATTACTAGTGTAGTTCAGAATGAGGCCTTTTTTGTTCCCCTATATAAGCTTTACCACACATATGGGGGAGTTTTCAGGCTGACCCTTGCACCAAAG TCCTTTTTGATAGTATCTGATCCTGCCATTGCCAAACATATATTAAGGGATAATTCAAAGGCTTATTCAAAG GGAATTTTGGCTGAAGTTCTAGACTTTGTCATGGGTAAAGGACTCATTCCAGCAGATTATGAAACATGGTGTGTTCGAGAACCTGCTATAGTCCCTGCATTGCATCTGAAG TATGTAGCAGCTATGATTAAACTCTTCAGACAAGCTACAGTGAGGCTTTGCGAAAAGCTTGATACTGCTGCATCAAATGGGGAAGATGTAGAGATGGAGTCACTTTTCTCTCATTTAACACTGGACATCATTAAGCAATGA